In Rattus norvegicus strain BN/NHsdMcwi chromosome 1, GRCr8, whole genome shotgun sequence, a genomic segment contains:
- the Hras gene encoding GTPase HRas isoform X1, with product MGCSANHNRWRWGGVRPIIGGLELTDGRGAERGGASAGPAKSPPSAPGARSPSRTRRGRSPCAGPVGARPRPRPAPAPAPGAVAPASGGAGAPGLAAPVEAMTEYKLVVVGAGGVGKSALTIQLIQNHFVDEYDPTIEDSYRKQVVIDGETCLLDILDTAGQEEYSAMRDQYMRTGEGFLCVFAINNTKSFEDIHQYREQIKRVKDSDDVPMVLVGNKCDLAARTVESRQAQDLARSYGIPYIETSAKTRQGVEDAFYTLVREIRQHKLRKLNPPDESGPGCMSCKCVLS from the exons ATGGGTTGCTCAGCCAATCATAACAGGTGGCGGTGGGGCGGAGTTCGACCAATCATCGGCGGCCTCGAGTTGACGGACGGGCGCGGGGCGGAGCGGGGCGGGGCGAGCGCGGGCCCGGCCAAGTCCCCGCCGTCCGCGCCCGGCGCCCGCAGCCCGAGCCGCACCCGCCGCGGACGGAGCCCATGCGCGGGCCCAGTCGGCGCCCGTCCGCGCCCCCGCCCTGCCCCGGCCCCGGCCCCGGGGGCAGTCGCGCCAGCAAGCG GTGGGGCAGGAGCTCCTGGTTTGGCAGCCCCTGTAGAAGCGATGACAGAATACAAGCTTGTGGTGGTGGGCGCTGGAGGCGTGGGAAAGAGTGCCCTGACCATCCAGCTGATCCAGAACCATTTTGTGGACGAGTATGATCCCACTATAGAG GACTCCTACCGGAAACAGGTAGTCATTGATGGGGAGACGTGTTTACTGGACATCTTAGACACAGCAGGTCAAGAAGAGTATAGTGCCATGCGGGACCAGTACATGCGCACAGGGGAGGGCTTCCTCTGTGTATTTGCCATCAACAACACCAAGTCCTTTGAAGACATCCATCAGTACAG GGAGCAGATCAAGCGGGTGAAAGATTCAGATGATGTGCCAATGGTGCTGGTGGGCAACAAGTGTGACCTGGCCGCTCGCACTGTTGAGTCTCGGCAGGCCCAGGACCTTGCTCGCAGCTATGGCATCCCCTACATTGAAACATCAGCCAAGACCCGGCAG GGTGTGGAGGATGCCTTCTACACACTAGTACGTGAGATTCGGCAGCATAAACTGCGGAAACTGAACCCGCCTGATGAGAGTGGCCCTGGCTGCATGAGCTGCAAGTGTGTGCTGTCCTGA
- the Hras gene encoding GTPase HRas isoform X2 encodes MTEYKLVVVGAGGVGKSALTIQLIQNHFVDEYDPTIEDSYRKQVVIDGETCLLDILDTAGQEEYSAMRDQYMRTGEGFLCVFAINNTKSFEDIHQYREQIKRVKDSDDVPMVLVGNKCDLAARTVESRQAQDLARSYGIPYIETSAKTRQGSRSGSGSSSGTLWDPPGPM; translated from the exons ATGACAGAATACAAGCTTGTGGTGGTGGGCGCTGGAGGCGTGGGAAAGAGTGCCCTGACCATCCAGCTGATCCAGAACCATTTTGTGGACGAGTATGATCCCACTATAGAG GACTCCTACCGGAAACAGGTAGTCATTGATGGGGAGACGTGTTTACTGGACATCTTAGACACAGCAGGTCAAGAAGAGTATAGTGCCATGCGGGACCAGTACATGCGCACAGGGGAGGGCTTCCTCTGTGTATTTGCCATCAACAACACCAAGTCCTTTGAAGACATCCATCAGTACAG GGAGCAGATCAAGCGGGTGAAAGATTCAGATGATGTGCCAATGGTGCTGGTGGGCAACAAGTGTGACCTGGCCGCTCGCACTGTTGAGTCTCGGCAGGCCCAGGACCTTGCTCGCAGCTATGGCATCCCCTACATTGAAACATCAGCCAAGACCCGGCAG GGCAGCcgctctggctctggctccagCTCCGGGACCCTCTGGGACCCCCCGGGACCCATGTGA
- the Hras gene encoding GTPase HRas, whose protein sequence is MTEYKLVVVGAGGVGKSALTIQLIQNHFVDEYDPTIEDSYRKQVVIDGETCLLDILDTAGQEEYSAMRDQYMRTGEGFLCVFAINNTKSFEDIHQYREQIKRVKDSDDVPMVLVGNKCDLAARTVESRQAQDLARSYGIPYIETSAKTRQGVEDAFYTLVREIRQHKLRKLNPPDESGPGCMSCKCVLS, encoded by the exons ATGACAGAATACAAGCTTGTGGTGGTGGGCGCTGGAGGCGTGGGAAAGAGTGCCCTGACCATCCAGCTGATCCAGAACCATTTTGTGGACGAGTATGATCCCACTATAGAG GACTCCTACCGGAAACAGGTAGTCATTGATGGGGAGACGTGTTTACTGGACATCTTAGACACAGCAGGTCAAGAAGAGTATAGTGCCATGCGGGACCAGTACATGCGCACAGGGGAGGGCTTCCTCTGTGTATTTGCCATCAACAACACCAAGTCCTTTGAAGACATCCATCAGTACAG GGAGCAGATCAAGCGGGTGAAAGATTCAGATGATGTGCCAATGGTGCTGGTGGGCAACAAGTGTGACCTGGCCGCTCGCACTGTTGAGTCTCGGCAGGCCCAGGACCTTGCTCGCAGCTATGGCATCCCCTACATTGAAACATCAGCCAAGACCCGGCAG GGTGTGGAGGATGCCTTCTACACACTAGTACGTGAGATTCGGCAGCATAAACTGCGGAAACTGAACCCGCCTGATGAGAGTGGCCCTGGCTGCATGAGCTGCAAGTGTGTGCTGTCCTGA